The Daphnia carinata strain CSIRO-1 chromosome 2, CSIRO_AGI_Dcar_HiC_V3, whole genome shotgun sequence genome has a segment encoding these proteins:
- the LOC132087778 gene encoding pleckstrin homology domain-containing family M member 2-like isoform X2, which yields MNPSNNSRLLVILGDAVKEVQLCISCPGGCKRYEINVAARLIHALDHVLLDGLRIPKNGYWPVFAALLPSSVLSFINQLSSAANNISKGRAWLLLSLNEAVLEAFLATLEDRPSHLSEHYLPNALLRDSTSLQVVITLVSGLEHVGFDFLLDSAFLNANQPPSSGFLVDYEPCESPLENAEISMERAQVDDVIDVSNAKKDNSFLGEQKTTMPVMKSPLVKRRTSAKSQHVRSSTQKRVSFHQDMMRRPYDESLQHATSQNNLNISSYVEDRTTLMRRYHSELAIDHAASTLAKYPTIAERGVPEGQEDPEGAKTEHAAPEMLFLQKALIRRKLLMGEQPKKSTKDKRQFFDWAKQKWEDLNLVPVLPHLSKQLLDVSDNDLVTEDVPQVENSFETIPLPVEMDPNERYKSFKCFTNFYSGIPLSSQLVISPTIIYIVSSTASLDNSPSIVWKCKLIDLEDVKVKCNYSVIVMRSKSAENGGLFCLDFADPADLQMAASLIDVNVRRIRKDCQCVYVESVSQCQTYWQPRVLQWIRNGTHSIDMQSPIDIEYIGMLYFEESFVMQSHEISPGACPNKSGHLMYRWSTTRSWHAGYFIIKDGVLYQFNQPNDRVPVLTMSLSEEECKGYGRNFHSRRPHTIELQFRNEKSLLLAAASENEATEWLTSLSQSSFVWDNVMDVASPVQHSSPIACGVLVTRQQVFLFQSTDQQQPVASAPLDLISVIMISLTDTFCLIELDYREASDGAGDWILYFQSKQSFEEFLRATKRPREILSTASSSTLRNKSLLLRAI from the exons ATGAATCCGTCGAACAACAGTCGGTTGCTAGTGATTTTAGGAGACGCCGTGAAAGAG GTTCAGCTTTGTATTTCTTGTCCTGGTGGTTGCAAACGCTACGAAATTAACGTTGCGGCACGTCTGATTCACGCTCTCGATCACGTGCTACTCGATGGGTTGCGTATCCCAAAAAACGGTTATTGGCCCGTCTTTGCTGcacttcttccttcttctgttctttctttcattaacCAGCTTTCTTCCGCCGCTAACAATATCAGCAAAG GGAGAGCTtggcttttgctttctctAAACGAGGCTGTTCTCGAAGCTTTCCTGGCCACGCTGGAAGATAGACCGTCACATTTGTCGGAACATTATCTACCCAACGCTCTGCTCAGAGACTCTACGTCTTTGCAAGTGGTCATCACCCTTGTTTCCGGTTTGGAACATGTTGgctttgatttcctttta gATAGTGCTTTTCTCAACGCTAATCAACCGCCATCAAGCGGATTTCTAGTCGATTACGAACCATGCGAATCTCCATTAGAAAACGCTGAAATCTCGATGGAAAGGGCGCAAGTGGATGACGTCATTGATGTCTCAAACGCTAAGAAAGACAATTCATTTTTAGGAGAACAGAAGACAACGATGCCAGTGATGAAGAGCCCATTAGTCAAACGACGCACCAGCGCTAAAAGTCAACATGTGCGCTCTTCGACGCAGAAGAGGGTGTCGTTCCATCAGGATATGATGCGACGGCCGTACGACGAGTCTCTCCAGCACGCCACTAGccaaaacaatttgaatatcAGCAGCTATGTAGAAGATAGAACGACTTTGATGCGTCGATATCACAGCGAATTGGCTATCGATCATGCGGCTTCCACGTTGGCCAAGTATCCGACCATTGCAGAACGGGGCGTTCCAGAAGGTCAAGAAGATCCAGAAGGTGCCAAAACGGAACATGCTGCACCTGAAATGCTGTTCTTGCAAAAGGCGTTGATTCGGAGGAAATTGTTAATGGGTGAACAACCTAAGAAATCAACGAAAGATAAACGTCAATTTTTCGATTGGGCAAAACAGAAATGGGAAGATTTGAATCTTGTTCCCGTCCTGCCACATTTGAGTAAACAGTTGCTGGACGTCTCTGATAACGACCTAGTGACTGAAGATGTTCCTCAAGTTGAAAACTCGTTTGAAACTATTCCTTTGCCCGTCGAAATGGATCCAAACGAACGTTACAAG agttttaaatgttttacgAATTTCTATTCGGGGATACCTTTGTCAAGTCAACTCGTTATTAGCCCGACGATTATTTATATTGTATCGAGCACCGCCAGCCTCGATAACAGTCCGTCTATTGTATGGAAATGtaaattaattgatttggaAGATGTCAAG GTGAAATGTAATTATTCCGTGATCGTGATGCGTTCTAAATCAGCGGAAAATGGTGGCCTCTTTTGTTTAGATTTCGCTGATCCGGCTGATTTACAAATGGCCGCCAG TTTGATAGATGTCAACGTGAGAAGGATTCGCAAAGACTGCCAATGTGTTTACGTGGAATCAGTGTCTCAGTGCCAAACGTATTGGCAACCCCGTGTTCTCCAATGGATTCGAAACGGCACTCATTCGATA GACATGCAATCTCCAATTGATATCGAATACATCGGAATGTTGTACTTTGAAGAATCTTTCGTCATGCAAAGTCACGAAATATCTCCAGGTGCGTGTCCTAATAAATCTGGACATTTAATGTATCGCTGGTCAACCACTCGATCTTGGCATGCTGGCTATTTTATCATCAA AGATGGTGTGTTGTACCAGTTTAATCAGCCAAATGACCGCGTTCCAGTGCTGACAATGTCACTCAGCGAAGAGGAATGTAAAGGATATGGTCGGAATTTTCATTCACGTCGACCGCACACCATCGAACTTCAATTCCGTAACGAGAAATCCTTACTTTTAGCTGCAGCTTCGGAAAATGAAGCTACTGAATGGCTGACGTCTCTATCACAATCTTCTTTCGTCTGGGACAACGTGATGGATGTCGCTTCGCCAGTCCAGCACAGTAGTCCAATCGCTTGCGGCGTACTCGTCACTCGTCAGCaagtctttttatttcaatccACTGATCAACAACAGCCCGTCGCTTCAGCTCCGCTCGATTTGATCTCTGTGATCATGATCAGCCTGACGGATACGTTTTGTTTGATT gAGCTTGATTATCGAGAAGCGAGTGATGGAGCCGGCGATTGGATTTTGTATTTCCAATCGAAACAGAGCTTTGAAGAATTTCTGCGAGCGACGAAACGGCCTCGCGAAATTCTCTCAACCGCCTCGTCGTCGACCTTACGCAATAAAAGTTTGCTATTGAGGGCCATTTAG
- the LOC132087778 gene encoding pleckstrin homology domain-containing family M member 2-like isoform X1, with amino-acid sequence MRHTCKRGLLLHLQVSAQARDDMNPSNNSRLLVILGDAVKEVQLCISCPGGCKRYEINVAARLIHALDHVLLDGLRIPKNGYWPVFAALLPSSVLSFINQLSSAANNISKGRAWLLLSLNEAVLEAFLATLEDRPSHLSEHYLPNALLRDSTSLQVVITLVSGLEHVGFDFLLDSAFLNANQPPSSGFLVDYEPCESPLENAEISMERAQVDDVIDVSNAKKDNSFLGEQKTTMPVMKSPLVKRRTSAKSQHVRSSTQKRVSFHQDMMRRPYDESLQHATSQNNLNISSYVEDRTTLMRRYHSELAIDHAASTLAKYPTIAERGVPEGQEDPEGAKTEHAAPEMLFLQKALIRRKLLMGEQPKKSTKDKRQFFDWAKQKWEDLNLVPVLPHLSKQLLDVSDNDLVTEDVPQVENSFETIPLPVEMDPNERYKSFKCFTNFYSGIPLSSQLVISPTIIYIVSSTASLDNSPSIVWKCKLIDLEDVKVKCNYSVIVMRSKSAENGGLFCLDFADPADLQMAASLIDVNVRRIRKDCQCVYVESVSQCQTYWQPRVLQWIRNGTHSIDMQSPIDIEYIGMLYFEESFVMQSHEISPGACPNKSGHLMYRWSTTRSWHAGYFIIKDGVLYQFNQPNDRVPVLTMSLSEEECKGYGRNFHSRRPHTIELQFRNEKSLLLAAASENEATEWLTSLSQSSFVWDNVMDVASPVQHSSPIACGVLVTRQQVFLFQSTDQQQPVASAPLDLISVIMISLTDTFCLIELDYREASDGAGDWILYFQSKQSFEEFLRATKRPREILSTASSSTLRNKSLLLRAI; translated from the exons atgagGCACACCTGTAAACGCGGTCTGCTTTTGCACTTACAGGTTTCTGCACAAGCAAGAGATGATATGAATCCGTCGAACAACAGTCGGTTGCTAGTGATTTTAGGAGACGCCGTGAAAGAG GTTCAGCTTTGTATTTCTTGTCCTGGTGGTTGCAAACGCTACGAAATTAACGTTGCGGCACGTCTGATTCACGCTCTCGATCACGTGCTACTCGATGGGTTGCGTATCCCAAAAAACGGTTATTGGCCCGTCTTTGCTGcacttcttccttcttctgttctttctttcattaacCAGCTTTCTTCCGCCGCTAACAATATCAGCAAAG GGAGAGCTtggcttttgctttctctAAACGAGGCTGTTCTCGAAGCTTTCCTGGCCACGCTGGAAGATAGACCGTCACATTTGTCGGAACATTATCTACCCAACGCTCTGCTCAGAGACTCTACGTCTTTGCAAGTGGTCATCACCCTTGTTTCCGGTTTGGAACATGTTGgctttgatttcctttta gATAGTGCTTTTCTCAACGCTAATCAACCGCCATCAAGCGGATTTCTAGTCGATTACGAACCATGCGAATCTCCATTAGAAAACGCTGAAATCTCGATGGAAAGGGCGCAAGTGGATGACGTCATTGATGTCTCAAACGCTAAGAAAGACAATTCATTTTTAGGAGAACAGAAGACAACGATGCCAGTGATGAAGAGCCCATTAGTCAAACGACGCACCAGCGCTAAAAGTCAACATGTGCGCTCTTCGACGCAGAAGAGGGTGTCGTTCCATCAGGATATGATGCGACGGCCGTACGACGAGTCTCTCCAGCACGCCACTAGccaaaacaatttgaatatcAGCAGCTATGTAGAAGATAGAACGACTTTGATGCGTCGATATCACAGCGAATTGGCTATCGATCATGCGGCTTCCACGTTGGCCAAGTATCCGACCATTGCAGAACGGGGCGTTCCAGAAGGTCAAGAAGATCCAGAAGGTGCCAAAACGGAACATGCTGCACCTGAAATGCTGTTCTTGCAAAAGGCGTTGATTCGGAGGAAATTGTTAATGGGTGAACAACCTAAGAAATCAACGAAAGATAAACGTCAATTTTTCGATTGGGCAAAACAGAAATGGGAAGATTTGAATCTTGTTCCCGTCCTGCCACATTTGAGTAAACAGTTGCTGGACGTCTCTGATAACGACCTAGTGACTGAAGATGTTCCTCAAGTTGAAAACTCGTTTGAAACTATTCCTTTGCCCGTCGAAATGGATCCAAACGAACGTTACAAG agttttaaatgttttacgAATTTCTATTCGGGGATACCTTTGTCAAGTCAACTCGTTATTAGCCCGACGATTATTTATATTGTATCGAGCACCGCCAGCCTCGATAACAGTCCGTCTATTGTATGGAAATGtaaattaattgatttggaAGATGTCAAG GTGAAATGTAATTATTCCGTGATCGTGATGCGTTCTAAATCAGCGGAAAATGGTGGCCTCTTTTGTTTAGATTTCGCTGATCCGGCTGATTTACAAATGGCCGCCAG TTTGATAGATGTCAACGTGAGAAGGATTCGCAAAGACTGCCAATGTGTTTACGTGGAATCAGTGTCTCAGTGCCAAACGTATTGGCAACCCCGTGTTCTCCAATGGATTCGAAACGGCACTCATTCGATA GACATGCAATCTCCAATTGATATCGAATACATCGGAATGTTGTACTTTGAAGAATCTTTCGTCATGCAAAGTCACGAAATATCTCCAGGTGCGTGTCCTAATAAATCTGGACATTTAATGTATCGCTGGTCAACCACTCGATCTTGGCATGCTGGCTATTTTATCATCAA AGATGGTGTGTTGTACCAGTTTAATCAGCCAAATGACCGCGTTCCAGTGCTGACAATGTCACTCAGCGAAGAGGAATGTAAAGGATATGGTCGGAATTTTCATTCACGTCGACCGCACACCATCGAACTTCAATTCCGTAACGAGAAATCCTTACTTTTAGCTGCAGCTTCGGAAAATGAAGCTACTGAATGGCTGACGTCTCTATCACAATCTTCTTTCGTCTGGGACAACGTGATGGATGTCGCTTCGCCAGTCCAGCACAGTAGTCCAATCGCTTGCGGCGTACTCGTCACTCGTCAGCaagtctttttatttcaatccACTGATCAACAACAGCCCGTCGCTTCAGCTCCGCTCGATTTGATCTCTGTGATCATGATCAGCCTGACGGATACGTTTTGTTTGATT gAGCTTGATTATCGAGAAGCGAGTGATGGAGCCGGCGATTGGATTTTGTATTTCCAATCGAAACAGAGCTTTGAAGAATTTCTGCGAGCGACGAAACGGCCTCGCGAAATTCTCTCAACCGCCTCGTCGTCGACCTTACGCAATAAAAGTTTGCTATTGAGGGCCATTTAG